The Candidatus Methylomirabilota bacterium DNA window GGCCCGTGAGAGGGAAGGTGTTCTGCGCCCCGGTTGCATCGGAAGGGCCGCACGGCGAGTGCGACGGGACCAGCAGCTTGGGGTGACTTCGGCGCCGGCGCCACCGGACCCCGCCGCCCTCTCAGCCGGGGCCCCCAAACGAGACGTTAGCTCGAAGCCGGAGCTTGTTGAGGTCCCTCCTCTGCCCAAACCTAGGGAGCTAAAAAAGCGCTGGTCGCACTTTGTACGTAAACAGAGGTTGATCCCGCTGGGAGTAGCGCTCTATAATGACGCGCCTTTATATCAAACCTCTTCCCTGAAAGGAGAGCGCAGCCATCGATATGGACGCTGACAAGATTTCAGGAAAAATCCTGGAGGACAAGATCATCGAGCCGCGCGGCTACTACGCCCGCGAAATTCGAAAGGGGGAGATCTTCCGAATCATCGACATCGAGGGAAAGCAGGTGGCGGACTTTGTCATCTTTAACCTGAACCGGCTGGATGAAAGACTCTCTCCCGAAAACACGGTGAATCTGAACCGCCAGGTCTACCCCCGTCTTGGCTACTCGCTATTCTCCGACGAGTCGGGGAGGCTCATGACCATCGTGACCGATACCTGCGGCGTCCACGACATGCTAGCGGGGGCATGCTCCCGGTTCACCAACGAGCTCCGCTACGGCGTTCCGAACAGTCCCAACTGTAGGGATAATTTTGCGACCGCTCTCAAACCCTGGGGGCTCGCCTGGAAAGACATTCCCTACAACATGAACGTCTTCATGAACTGCCCCATCCAGCCGGACGGGAACTATACCATCGAAGAACCCAAATCCAAGGCTGGAGATTACGTCGATTTCAGGGCCGACATGGATGTTCTGGTAGCCATGTCCAACTGCCCCCAAGAGCGGAACGCCTGCAATGCCTTCAAGCTAAAACCCTTGAGGGTCATGCACTACAGGCCGGAATAAGACTCTATTCAACTGCTCTGTAAAGACTGCCCAGTCTCAAACAGCCTCTTTCTACAGGAAGAGACGCCGTCTCCCTGCTCAGTTCATGTGGGAGCCACCGTCCACCAGAAGGGTCTGGCCCGAGATGAAGTTGGCGGCGTCCGACAAAAAGAAGACAATAGCTCCGACCAGGTCTTCGGGGTATTCGCTACGTGGAATTGCCCGGCTCTTTATCTAAAGCTCGTCGTCCTCATCTAATAGCTTTCCCCGTGCCT harbors:
- a CDS encoding urea carboxylase-associated family protein, with the protein product MDADKISGKILEDKIIEPRGYYAREIRKGEIFRIIDIEGKQVADFVIFNLNRLDERLSPENTVNLNRQVYPRLGYSLFSDESGRLMTIVTDTCGVHDMLAGACSRFTNELRYGVPNSPNCRDNFATALKPWGLAWKDIPYNMNVFMNCPIQPDGNYTIEEPKSKAGDYVDFRADMDVLVAMSNCPQERNACNAFKLKPLRVMHYRPE